The Candidatus Acidiferrales bacterium genomic sequence GGCTGACGAAAAACCCCCGCCAGGCTGGACCGCGATTTTTCCGCATGGGCTCAAGGGCCAGAGCAACGAGCCCGCCCAGAACCAAGCGACCGGTATTCCCAGTGAGTCTTTGGCGGGCAAGCCGGACATTGGCTTTTATGAGGCGTGGGTGGAGAGCCCGTTCTCGGATGCCTACCTGGGCCGGATGGCGCAGGCCGCGGTGGACGCGCTCGGCCTCGGCAAAGGCCGCGGCACCGACTTCCTCGGGGTAGGCTTTTCCGCGCTCGACTTTGTCGGCCACGACTTCGGTCCGCGCAGCCACGAGGTGCAGGACATGCTCGTGCGGCTGGATGCCACGGTCGGCGCTCTGCTCTCACACCTGGATCGCGCTGTCGGACCGGGGAACTATGTGGTGGCGCTATCGGCCGATCACGGGGTAGCCCCGATCCCCGAGCAGATGTCAAGGGAGGGATTGGACGCAGGCCGAATCGTGACCAACCAGGTCGTGGAACGCGTCGAGCAAGCGCTCGAGCCGCTCTTCGCTCCGGGCAAGCCCGCCCAAAACCAATCCGACAGTATTTCCAAGGGGTCTTTGGCGGGCAAGCACGTGGCGCGCATGCTGTACACGGACTTCTATTTCGCGCCGGGCGTGTACCAGAAGCTGGCCGCCGATTCCGCAGCCATGCAAGTCGCCATGGATGCGATCCTCGCTGTGCCCGGCGTGTGGCGGGTGTTTCGCGGCGACGAGCTCGGCGACCTGCGGGACACCGGCGACCGGGTTGCGCGCGCGGCGGCCCTGAGCTACTACCCCGGTCGGAGCGGCGACCTCATCGTCGTGCCGAAACCGTACTGGTTTTTCGTGCTTGCTTCAGAAGAACTGCCCCCCGGCCCCGCCGCCACCCATGGCACGGCCTACGCCTACGATGCGCGCGTGCCGTTGATTCTGATGGGCCGGGGGATCAAGCCGGGAGAATATCTGGTGCCGGCGACCCCAGCCGATATCGCACCCACACTGGCCTTTCTGTGCGGGATCACGCTGGCTCGAACCGACGGCCGCGTGCTTGCCGAGGCGCTCGTCGCTCGGCCACCGGCGGAAAGCCACTCGCCGCAGCAGTAGGGGCCCGCGGCTCCCAGCTCGAGACAATCCAGTTAATCCTCTTCGTGCTAAACTCGGCGCACTATGATGACCAAGCTGTTCGCTCGCTTTTCTCGAAAACATATCGGCAGGTGTGTTGTTGGGCTGCTGGTTGTGCTGGCCGTGGTCTTGCCCGCCAGCCGTCTCCGAGCGGCGGCTGACCGCAGCGGCGGTGAGCGCGTCTTGGCCGTGGGGGACATCCACGGCGACTTCGACGCATTAGTGGCCATCCTTCAGCAGGCGGGGTTGATTGACTCGAAGCACCGTTGGACGGGCCGGAATGCCACGTTGGTGCAGACGGGAGACTTCCTCGACCGCGGCCCCAGGGTCCGCGAAGTGATGGACCTGCTGGGGACGCTGGAAAAGCAGGCGCCGAAGAAAGGCGGGCGTGTCGTTGTCCTGCTGGGCAACCACGAAATGATGAACCTCATCGGCGACCTGCGCTACGTGACGCCCGAGAATTATGCC encodes the following:
- a CDS encoding alkaline phosphatase family protein, translating into MNFQQKRVAWWMCAALLVPGLAPAPRYIGAAQPWPSRARPKLVVLLVVDQMRADYIDKFQHQWTGGLRRLIDGGAWFRQAAYPYLSTVTCAGHATISTGTFPATHGMVLNAWWDRESGKGRGCTEDPRSQVISYSAAAKGGHSPVRLAVPTFADELRAQMGPSSRIVILSLKPRSAIMLAGQRADVVTWFDTGAGSWVTSLAYTTSPVSFLEKFLQAHPVEKDFGKSWSRTLPDRAYLFEDNAADEKPPPGWTAIFPHGLKGQSNEPAQNQATGIPSESLAGKPDIGFYEAWVESPFSDAYLGRMAQAAVDALGLGKGRGTDFLGVGFSALDFVGHDFGPRSHEVQDMLVRLDATVGALLSHLDRAVGPGNYVVALSADHGVAPIPEQMSREGLDAGRIVTNQVVERVEQALEPLFAPGKPAQNQSDSISKGSLAGKHVARMLYTDFYFAPGVYQKLAADSAAMQVAMDAILAVPGVWRVFRGDELGDLRDTGDRVARAAALSYYPGRSGDLIVVPKPYWFFVLASEELPPGPAATHGTAYAYDARVPLILMGRGIKPGEYLVPATPADIAPTLAFLCGITLARTDGRVLAEALVARPPAESHSPQQ